A single Sporosarcina sp. FSL W8-0480 DNA region contains:
- a CDS encoding Crp/Fnr family transcriptional regulator has product MDFPAGFLKNTMFFKDLSEKELEPFLPIMHKRKLPDKTMLFFQGDPITHVFIAKTGKIKIFRNDYTGKEQVLHFKQQGDLFPHVGFFRQGNFPAHAQAIEDSEVYSIDIKEFEQVLMTHPSASVKMVKILGDRIVSLQQRLEEMALRSANERILLLLIRLSETHGTELENGWVKLNTRFKNVDLANMIGTSRESVNRMISQLRKDEAVELKDGDYLVFPEKLKDDLLSYS; this is encoded by the coding sequence ATGGATTTTCCGGCTGGTTTTTTGAAAAATACTATGTTTTTTAAGGATTTATCAGAAAAGGAACTCGAACCCTTCTTACCGATAATGCATAAAAGAAAACTTCCCGATAAAACAATGTTATTTTTCCAAGGTGATCCAATCACACATGTTTTCATCGCCAAGACAGGTAAAATTAAAATATTCCGCAACGATTACACCGGCAAAGAACAAGTCCTGCACTTTAAACAACAAGGCGATCTTTTCCCCCATGTAGGATTTTTCCGACAAGGCAATTTTCCTGCCCATGCTCAAGCCATTGAGGACAGTGAAGTATATTCAATTGACATCAAGGAATTCGAACAAGTTTTAATGACCCATCCATCTGCATCTGTCAAAATGGTAAAAATTCTTGGAGATCGAATTGTTAGCCTTCAACAACGACTTGAAGAAATGGCTTTGCGAAGTGCAAATGAACGGATCTTATTATTATTGATCAGGCTTTCAGAAACCCATGGAACAGAGTTAGAAAATGGGTGGGTGAAGTTGAATACCCGTTTTAAAAACGTGGATCTTGCGAATATGATCGGAACATCCAGAGAGTCCGTGAATCGAATGATATCTCAGCTTCGAAAAGATGAAGCTGTAGAACTAAAAGATGGGGACTACTTGGTCTTCCCTGAAAAACTTAAAGACGATTTACTTAGCTATAGTTAA
- the fdhD gene encoding formate dehydrogenase accessory sulfurtransferase FdhD, producing MEQLHKRKVFRFSKGQMEEKIDSIAVEYPITIRINDKEFMTIVCTPEYVEDMVVGFLVSEGVIPKSESIQEIWMQEETGVVHIKTEQHFPFYEKMLNKRYITSCCGMSRQAFVFAHDALTAKEMTSVNVQLTPEQCFSLMEEMEQSAEMFRHTGGVHNAALCDPNGLLLSRMDIGRHNALDKIYGHCLRNNISVDGKVIAFSGRISSEILLKVAKIGCEIVLSKSAPTELALELAEELGITTVGFIRGQSFNLYTHPERIRI from the coding sequence GTGGAACAGCTTCATAAACGGAAGGTTTTCCGTTTTTCGAAAGGACAAATGGAAGAAAAAATAGATTCGATAGCAGTGGAATATCCGATAACAATCCGGATTAACGATAAAGAATTTATGACAATCGTCTGTACGCCAGAGTACGTTGAGGATATGGTTGTTGGATTCCTTGTATCTGAAGGCGTCATCCCGAAATCCGAGTCTATCCAGGAAATTTGGATGCAAGAAGAGACAGGGGTTGTCCATATAAAAACTGAGCAACACTTTCCTTTTTACGAAAAAATGTTGAACAAAAGGTATATCACCTCTTGTTGCGGAATGAGCAGACAAGCTTTTGTCTTTGCGCATGACGCACTTACAGCTAAAGAAATGACATCCGTTAATGTACAACTTACACCCGAACAATGCTTTTCATTAATGGAAGAAATGGAACAGTCCGCAGAAATGTTCCGCCACACGGGCGGTGTTCATAATGCAGCCCTTTGTGATCCTAACGGGCTTTTGCTTTCAAGGATGGATATCGGAAGGCATAATGCCCTTGATAAAATTTACGGTCATTGTCTACGAAATAATATTTCTGTTGATGGCAAGGTGATTGCATTCAGCGGCCGGATTTCTTCGGAGATCCTCTTAAAAGTAGCCAAAATCGGCTGTGAAATCGTCCTATCCAAATCAGCCCCAACCGAACTTGCCTTGGAACTTGCCGAAGAATTAGGAATAACTACAGTAGGCTTCATCCGGGGGCAATCTTTCAATCTTTATACACATCCCGAACGGATTAGAATATAA
- the opp3b gene encoding oligopeptide ABC transporter permease has product MVKYVGKRLVYMFLTMFLIATATFFLMQTLPGSPIASYNKLNESQRAIVEKKYGIDKPKPVQYAIYMKNLAKGDLGTSFVFKGKSVNDLLSSRFKPSFILGAQAMVFGTIIGILLGMIAALRQNTFWDYGSTFFAILGISIPSFVFASLLQYWIASEWHLLPVGLWNDGWKSSILPSIALAMGPLALSARFIRTEMIEVLSSDYITLAKAKGANGFEIAFKHALRNALIPLVTVLGPVAAGLVTGSLVVEQIFAIPGIGEQFVSSIMTNDHATIMGTTLFFSAFLIVVIFIVDILYGIIDPRIRLSGGKN; this is encoded by the coding sequence ATGGTTAAATATGTTGGTAAACGTCTAGTTTATATGTTCCTCACGATGTTCCTCATTGCGACAGCAACATTTTTTCTTATGCAAACGCTACCAGGTTCACCAATAGCTTCATATAACAAGCTAAATGAATCGCAAAGAGCAATAGTTGAAAAGAAGTATGGCATCGATAAACCGAAGCCAGTACAGTACGCAATCTATATGAAAAACCTCGCTAAAGGGGATTTGGGTACATCATTCGTCTTTAAGGGAAAAAGCGTTAACGACCTTCTTTCAAGTCGTTTTAAACCGTCATTCATCTTAGGTGCTCAGGCGATGGTGTTCGGTACGATTATAGGTATCTTGTTAGGTATGATTGCCGCTCTCCGGCAAAATACTTTTTGGGATTATGGAAGTACCTTCTTTGCGATATTGGGGATATCGATTCCATCCTTTGTCTTCGCATCGTTACTCCAATATTGGATCGCCTCAGAATGGCATTTGCTACCGGTTGGTTTATGGAATGATGGGTGGAAGTCCAGTATCTTGCCTTCCATCGCATTAGCAATGGGACCGCTTGCATTGTCTGCAAGATTTATCCGTACAGAAATGATTGAAGTATTAAGCTCGGACTATATTACTCTCGCAAAAGCTAAAGGTGCGAACGGTTTCGAAATTGCATTTAAACATGCACTTCGAAATGCATTGATTCCTTTAGTTACAGTTTTGGGGCCGGTTGCAGCTGGTCTTGTTACAGGATCGCTTGTTGTTGAGCAGATTTTCGCAATCCCGGGTATCGGTGAGCAATTCGTTTCTTCTATTATGACGAATGACCATGCGACGATTATGGGAACGACTTTATTCTTCTCTGCATTCCTGATTGTCGTTATTTTCATCGTTGATATTCTTTACGGAATCATTGATCCAAGAATCCGTCTGTCTGGAGGTAAAAACTAA
- a CDS encoding transposase, with the protein MILSMKIRLRPTNEQEKQLWRSVGTARWAYNWTLNRQQENFEQGNKFISNNDLRKELTKLKQMEAFNWLFDVSNNVTKQAIKDACNAYKMFFKGQARYPKFKSRKKSKLSFYNDTAKLKVKKNLVLIEKVGWIKTSEQIPMDVSYTNPRISFDNKYWYISVGIEQEFEQPELTDEIIGIDLGIKELAVCSDGQVFKNINKTKEISKTVKRLRRLQRSVSRKYEMNKEGDRFVKTSNIIKLEKQIQLLHRRLSNIRNNHIHQSTNAIVKTKPSKVVVEDLNVSGMMKNRHLSKAIGNQKFHEFIRQMEYKCEKYGIGFTKADRFYPSSKMCSSCGTIKKDLKLFHRVFSCECGLRMDRDRNASLNLASYGRLTV; encoded by the coding sequence ATGATTCTATCAATGAAAATCAGACTCCGACCGACTAATGAACAAGAAAAACAGTTATGGAGGTCTGTGGGTACTGCCAGATGGGCGTATAATTGGACGTTAAACAGACAACAGGAAAACTTCGAGCAGGGAAACAAGTTCATTTCCAATAATGACCTGCGGAAAGAACTGACAAAACTTAAACAAATGGAAGCATTTAATTGGTTATTTGACGTATCAAATAATGTTACAAAACAGGCGATAAAGGATGCTTGCAATGCTTATAAAATGTTTTTCAAAGGACAAGCACGTTACCCCAAATTCAAAAGTCGTAAAAAATCAAAGTTATCCTTTTATAATGATACTGCTAAATTGAAGGTTAAAAAAAACCTTGTTTTGATTGAAAAAGTAGGGTGGATAAAAACAAGTGAGCAAATTCCGATGGATGTTTCTTACACCAATCCGAGAATTAGTTTTGACAATAAATATTGGTATATTTCCGTGGGGATTGAACAGGAATTTGAACAGCCGGAACTAACAGATGAAATCATTGGAATTGACTTAGGGATTAAAGAGTTGGCTGTTTGTTCCGACGGTCAAGTGTTTAAGAATATCAACAAAACCAAAGAAATAAGCAAGACCGTGAAACGCTTGCGGAGGTTGCAACGAAGCGTATCACGCAAATACGAGATGAATAAGGAGGGAGACCGTTTCGTCAAAACGAGCAACATTATAAAACTCGAAAAGCAGATACAACTGCTACACAGGCGATTATCCAATATCCGAAACAATCATATCCACCAGTCAACGAACGCTATCGTGAAAACCAAACCAAGCAAAGTTGTGGTGGAGGACTTGAATGTAAGTGGTATGATGAAAAATCGTCATCTTTCAAAAGCAATCGGAAACCAGAAATTCCATGAGTTCATTCGCCAAATGGAATATAAGTGCGAAAAATATGGAATTGGATTCACTAAAGCGGATCGTTTTTACCCGTCCTCCAAAATGTGTTCATCATGTGGAACGATTAAGAAAGACCTGAAACTGTTTCATCGTGTTTTTTCATGTGAATGTGGATTAAGGATGGATCGGGATAGAAATGCATCATTAAATTTAGCAAGCTACGGAAGATTAACAGTTTAG
- a CDS encoding ATP-binding cassette domain-containing protein, with protein MAEKLLEVKNLKQYFNAGKPSEVKAIDNISFDIYRGETFGLVGESGCGKSTTGRTIIRLYDATDGEVLYDGVSVHGNKSKAEVKSLNQKMQMIFQDPYASLNPRMKVLDIIAEGLDIHGLVKNAKERKAKVIELLETVGLNKEHAERYPHEFSGGQRQRIGIARALAVNPEFIIADEPISALDVSIQAQVVNLLRDLQKEKGLTYLFIAHDLSMVKYISDRIGVMYFGKLVEMATAEELYKNPMHPYTKSLLSAIPLPDPIYERSRVRTPYNPEDHKYGSDEKVEFREITPGHFVLCSDKEFAQMKKEIK; from the coding sequence ATGGCAGAGAAATTGCTTGAAGTGAAAAACTTGAAACAATACTTTAATGCCGGAAAACCTTCCGAAGTTAAGGCAATTGATAATATCAGCTTTGACATTTATCGTGGTGAAACATTCGGCTTAGTTGGTGAGTCGGGTTGTGGCAAATCAACGACGGGCAGGACGATTATCAGACTTTACGACGCTACAGACGGCGAAGTCCTCTATGATGGTGTCAGTGTCCATGGGAATAAATCGAAAGCTGAAGTTAAATCGCTGAATCAGAAGATGCAAATGATTTTCCAAGATCCTTACGCTTCTTTGAACCCAAGGATGAAGGTCCTTGATATTATCGCTGAAGGCCTTGATATTCATGGTCTTGTGAAAAATGCCAAAGAACGTAAAGCGAAAGTTATCGAACTGCTTGAAACAGTAGGTTTGAATAAGGAACATGCGGAGCGGTATCCACATGAATTCTCTGGCGGTCAGCGCCAGCGGATTGGTATTGCACGTGCGTTAGCCGTAAATCCTGAATTCATTATTGCGGATGAGCCGATCTCTGCATTGGACGTTTCAATCCAGGCACAAGTTGTTAACCTGCTAAGAGATTTGCAGAAAGAGAAGGGGCTTACATATTTATTCATCGCGCATGATTTGTCGATGGTTAAATATATTTCAGACCGGATCGGTGTCATGTATTTTGGGAAGCTTGTCGAAATGGCAACTGCGGAAGAACTTTATAAGAATCCGATGCACCCCTATACAAAATCATTGCTTTCTGCTATTCCATTGCCGGATCCAATCTATGAGCGTTCACGTGTGAGAACGCCATACAATCCGGAAGATCATAAATACGGCTCGGATGAAAAAGTGGAATTCCGCGAAATCACACCAGGCCACTTCGTTTTGTGCTCCGATAAAGAGTTTGCACAAATGAAGAAAGAAATAAAGTGA
- the opp3C gene encoding oligopeptide ABC transporter permease, producing the protein MQLDKQQLPPEKFERVVIDNDSAERITKPSLSFWQDAWLRLRKNKAAIVSMVVLVLLVLMALVGPHLNGRSGDVQNLRHANLPPKIPGIEKLGIFNGVGELGGQKLDLYEVKKVDEYYWFGTDGLGRDLFTRLWEGTQISLLIAFIAALIDVVIGVAYGGISGYFGGRTDDVMQRIVEILIGIPTLIVVILMILIMEPGITAIIIAISITGWIGMSRIVRAQILKFKGQEFVLASRTLGAGHSRIITKHLLPNILGIVIINTMFTIPSAIFFEAFLSFIGIGLQPPAASLGTLINDGYKVMEFQPYVLLFPALVISILMIAFNLIGDGLRDALDPKMKD; encoded by the coding sequence ATGCAACTTGATAAACAACAATTACCGCCGGAAAAATTTGAACGAGTGGTGATCGATAACGATTCAGCTGAACGTATTACGAAACCAAGTTTAAGTTTTTGGCAAGATGCTTGGCTGCGTTTACGTAAAAACAAAGCGGCTATCGTAAGTATGGTTGTCCTTGTTTTATTAGTTTTGATGGCGCTTGTGGGACCGCATTTAAACGGTCGCTCGGGAGATGTTCAAAATCTTCGTCACGCTAACTTGCCACCTAAAATTCCTGGCATAGAGAAGTTAGGTATTTTTAATGGTGTTGGCGAACTTGGTGGACAAAAACTTGATCTTTATGAAGTAAAGAAAGTTGACGAATATTATTGGTTCGGTACTGACGGACTAGGACGAGATCTATTCACTCGTCTTTGGGAAGGTACTCAGATTTCATTATTGATCGCTTTCATCGCGGCTTTGATCGATGTTGTAATCGGGGTTGCCTACGGAGGTATTTCGGGCTATTTCGGAGGCCGAACAGATGATGTCATGCAACGGATAGTTGAAATTCTTATCGGTATTCCAACATTAATTGTCGTAATACTTATGATTCTTATTATGGAGCCTGGGATAACGGCAATCATCATTGCGATCTCCATCACAGGTTGGATTGGGATGTCACGTATCGTGCGTGCTCAAATTTTGAAATTCAAAGGGCAAGAATTCGTTCTTGCTTCAAGAACACTTGGAGCGGGTCATAGTCGTATCATTACAAAACATTTATTGCCAAATATATTAGGGATTGTCATCATCAATACGATGTTCACTATTCCAAGTGCTATCTTCTTCGAAGCGTTCCTAAGCTTTATCGGGATTGGTCTTCAACCGCCTGCAGCTTCGCTTGGTACGCTTATCAATGATGGCTACAAGGTTATGGAGTTCCAGCCGTACGTACTATTATTCCCAGCGCTGGTCATCAGTATTTTGATGATTGCGTTCAACTTAATCGGTGATGGTTTGCGTGATGCACTTGATCCGAAAATGAAAGATTAA
- a CDS encoding cytochrome c oxidase subunit II → MKMNRYEEIWLALSGGMLVIFMLITGYQTFALGMGPPSNKETIDPQKVDQTAPFDNPGVFKTGENEYEVVMTLEVFNFNPGKIEIPAGSTVTFVMTSKDVVHGFQVVDTNLNAMVMPGHIQRATQKFDKPGEYLVLCNEYCGAGHQFMSTTITVK, encoded by the coding sequence ATGAAAATGAATCGGTACGAAGAGATTTGGTTGGCACTTAGTGGAGGTATGCTTGTGATATTCATGCTTATAACGGGCTACCAAACATTCGCATTAGGCATGGGGCCACCAAGTAATAAAGAAACAATCGATCCGCAAAAAGTAGATCAAACAGCACCTTTCGATAATCCGGGTGTTTTCAAAACAGGTGAAAATGAATATGAAGTCGTTATGACTCTTGAAGTATTTAATTTCAATCCAGGAAAGATTGAGATTCCGGCAGGGTCAACGGTTACATTCGTTATGACATCGAAGGACGTCGTTCACGGATTCCAAGTTGTTGATACGAACTTAAATGCAATGGTTATGCCAGGGCATATACAACGAGCAACCCAAAAATTTGATAAGCCGGGTGAGTATCTCGTCTTATGTAACGAATATTGCGGTGCCGGGCATCAATTTATGAGTACTACAATTACGGTAAAATAA
- a CDS encoding cytochrome c oxidase subunit 2A produces the protein MKAPNIQVEDKNKEAEQSVKGTMFSVGVVGFVILLTWLLLFVIYMYRY, from the coding sequence ATGAAAGCTCCAAATATTCAAGTGGAAGACAAGAATAAAGAAGCCGAACAGTCAGTGAAAGGAACGATGTTTTCAGTAGGTGTTGTCGGGTTTGTAATCTTGTTAACTTGGTTGTTATTGTTTGTTATTTATATGTACCGGTATTAA
- a CDS encoding cbb3-type cytochrome c oxidase subunit I, translating into MNSTVKVPKKEKSIKGSLKEKSTKLMGISPEDAKLTKCYMAVAFIALLLGGILGLLQGLERAGLLQLPHWFNYYQVLTAHGVLLVLVLTAFFTIGYFYAGLSHTLGGLLPQVRKMAWVGFWLKITGFVFAVVPILMNKASVLYTFYPPMAASPYFYIGLALIVIGVWMCAFGAFINIAKWRKQNPGKHIPIFAFFATGVFVLLFFGSIGVTIEVLTLIAWSFGWKATVNVLLSRTLFWAFGHTLVNIWYLTAVSAWYVVVPKIIGGRRFSDTLTRVVVVLLVISNIPGGFHHQIVDPGMSQTLKFLHVFMSLSIGFPSLMTAFAMFYVFEKTGRKLGGKGLLGWFKKLPWGDVRFLAPMIAMIAFIPAGAGGIAQTTNQLNQVVHNTMWIVGHFHLTVGTSVILTFFGISYWLIPYISKRVLTPRMNKVGIIQTIIWTIGMIFMSGAMHWVGLLGSPRRTSYTTYGDNATALGWDPYLMFLAVGGTFLIIGVLIQVFAVFHMMFFAPKGETEFPIAESEEPQEKTPMWTDRWGLWIVIMLLVVSMGYVVPVVDMIVNAPPGSPPFVTW; encoded by the coding sequence ATGAATTCAACAGTAAAAGTACCTAAAAAGGAAAAATCCATTAAAGGTTCATTAAAAGAGAAGTCAACTAAACTGATGGGGATCAGTCCTGAAGATGCCAAACTGACAAAATGCTATATGGCCGTTGCGTTTATCGCTTTGCTATTAGGTGGGATTTTAGGATTGCTTCAAGGTCTGGAACGTGCAGGACTCTTGCAGTTGCCGCATTGGTTTAACTATTATCAAGTGCTGACTGCTCATGGCGTATTACTTGTACTTGTGTTAACAGCATTCTTCACAATCGGTTATTTCTACGCAGGGCTTTCACATACACTTGGCGGCTTATTACCACAAGTCAGGAAGATGGCATGGGTAGGATTTTGGTTGAAAATTACTGGCTTCGTATTTGCAGTCGTACCAATTTTGATGAATAAAGCATCTGTACTCTATACTTTCTATCCGCCGATGGCAGCTTCACCCTATTTTTACATCGGTCTCGCACTAATTGTAATCGGTGTTTGGATGTGTGCATTCGGTGCATTCATCAATATAGCAAAATGGCGTAAACAAAATCCAGGAAAACATATTCCGATTTTCGCTTTCTTTGCAACAGGCGTATTCGTACTATTATTCTTCGGGAGCATCGGAGTAACAATTGAAGTGTTAACACTGATCGCGTGGTCATTCGGCTGGAAAGCAACCGTAAACGTCTTGCTTAGCAGAACATTATTCTGGGCATTTGGCCATACATTAGTAAACATTTGGTATTTAACAGCAGTGTCTGCCTGGTATGTTGTCGTACCGAAAATTATCGGTGGACGTCGTTTCAGTGATACATTGACACGGGTTGTCGTCGTCTTGTTAGTCATTTCGAATATTCCTGGTGGGTTCCATCACCAAATCGTCGACCCAGGTATGTCACAAACTTTGAAATTCCTTCACGTATTCATGAGTTTGTCCATCGGTTTCCCTTCATTGATGACAGCATTTGCGATGTTCTACGTCTTTGAAAAAACAGGTCGAAAACTTGGAGGAAAAGGACTTTTAGGTTGGTTCAAGAAACTTCCTTGGGGAGATGTGCGTTTCCTTGCACCAATGATTGCGATGATTGCCTTCATACCTGCTGGGGCTGGTGGTATTGCGCAAACAACAAACCAATTGAACCAAGTCGTTCACAATACAATGTGGATTGTCGGACACTTTCACTTAACAGTAGGAACTTCCGTAATCTTGACATTCTTCGGTATCAGTTATTGGTTGATCCCGTATATTTCTAAACGAGTTTTGACGCCTCGGATGAATAAAGTCGGTATCATTCAAACAATCATTTGGACGATCGGTATGATATTCATGTCGGGTGCAATGCACTGGGTAGGCTTACTTGGATCACCTCGTAGAACTTCCTATACAACATACGGTGATAACGCCACAGCTCTTGGATGGGATCCATACTTGATGTTCCTTGCTGTAGGTGGAACATTCCTGATCATCGGTGTGCTGATACAAGTATTCGCTGTCTTTCATATGATGTTCTTCGCACCAAAAGGGGAAACAGAGTTCCCTATTGCAGAATCAGAGGAACCTCAGGAAAAAACACCAATGTGGACAGATCGTTGGGGATTATGGATTGTCATCATGCTATTGGTCGTATCCATGGGGTATGTCGTGCCGGTTGTCGATATGATCGTCAATGCACCTCCAGGTTCACCACCATTTGTTACATGGTAA
- a CDS encoding ABC transporter ATP-binding protein, which yields MEKILQVKDLELSFHTFAGEVKAIRGVSFDLNKGETLAIVGESGSGKSVTTKSIMRLLPESSSEFKNGQILFDNKDLTKLSDKEMQKIRGREISMIFQDPMTSLNPTMTIGKQVMEPILKHQKVSKAKAKEVAIDLLKMVGIPNAENRYKMYPHQFSGGQRQRIVIAIALACNPKVLIADEPTTALDVTIQAQILELMKDIQKKVDTSIIFITHDLGVVANVADRVAVMYGGRIVEVGTVDEIFYNPQHPYTWGLLSSMPSMDLEEERLYAIPGTPPDLLNPPVGDAFALRSEYALKIDLEQAPPMFKVSDTHYAATWLLHPNAPKVDPPATIIERMKTFRGSRYYEGSDGKQGGKA from the coding sequence ATGGAAAAAATATTGCAAGTAAAAGACTTGGAGCTTTCCTTCCATACGTTTGCCGGTGAAGTGAAAGCAATCCGCGGAGTAAGCTTTGATTTGAACAAAGGGGAAACCCTCGCAATCGTAGGTGAGTCAGGTTCGGGTAAATCCGTAACGACGAAATCCATTATGCGATTACTACCTGAATCGAGCTCCGAGTTTAAAAATGGACAAATTCTATTCGATAATAAAGACCTGACGAAACTCTCTGATAAAGAAATGCAGAAAATCAGAGGTAGAGAGATTTCAATGATATTCCAGGATCCGATGACATCCTTGAATCCGACGATGACAATCGGGAAACAAGTAATGGAACCGATTTTAAAACACCAAAAAGTGAGTAAAGCGAAGGCTAAGGAAGTTGCAATCGACCTATTGAAAATGGTTGGGATTCCAAATGCGGAAAATCGTTATAAGATGTATCCGCACCAATTTTCTGGTGGACAAAGACAACGGATTGTCATTGCCATTGCACTTGCATGTAATCCTAAGGTGTTAATCGCCGATGAACCAACAACGGCGCTTGACGTTACAATCCAAGCTCAGATTTTGGAGCTTATGAAGGACATCCAGAAGAAAGTAGATACTTCCATCATTTTCATCACGCACGACCTTGGTGTTGTAGCGAATGTAGCTGATCGCGTCGCAGTTATGTATGGGGGACGAATCGTTGAAGTCGGAACTGTCGATGAAATTTTCTACAACCCTCAACATCCATACACATGGGGACTATTAAGCTCCATGCCGTCGATGGATCTTGAAGAGGAAAGACTTTATGCGATTCCTGGAACACCGCCAGATCTTTTGAATCCACCAGTAGGGGATGCATTTGCGCTACGTAGTGAATATGCATTGAAGATTGACTTGGAACAAGCTCCACCTATGTTCAAGGTAAGTGATACGCATTACGCAGCTACATGGCTGCTTCATCCGAACGCACCGAAAGTCGATCCGCCAGCAACGATCATTGAGCGGATGAAGACATTCCGCGGTAGCAGATATTACGAAGGTTCTGATGGAAAACAAGGAGGTAAAGCATAA
- a CDS encoding SCO family protein — protein MSNLYTKIASIVVLLFGILLIFIGTDGFTAFTAETARVNKLLEEKPQFPDVTFEDSKEREYSIEEFKENHVLITFFYSSCTTVCIDLEMNMSELYDKIPKEYIGDKIDFLSISFDPERDDPATLDVYKNMFSSDGETWRMARIRDQKQLNNLLEEFGVIVIPDDYGNFAHNSAFYLVDGNGVLQEVMDYKDVDAAAERIIEILEVGEGQS, from the coding sequence ATGTCAAATCTTTATACGAAAATAGCATCTATAGTTGTCTTGCTTTTCGGGATCCTGCTGATTTTTATCGGAACGGATGGGTTTACTGCATTTACCGCAGAAACAGCTCGTGTCAATAAACTGCTTGAAGAGAAGCCGCAGTTTCCGGATGTCACTTTCGAGGATAGTAAAGAGCGAGAATACTCAATTGAAGAATTTAAAGAGAATCATGTCTTAATCACTTTCTTTTATTCCTCATGTACAACCGTTTGTATCGACCTTGAGATGAATATGTCGGAGCTGTATGATAAAATCCCTAAGGAATATATCGGAGACAAAATCGATTTTCTAAGTATCAGTTTCGATCCGGAGAGGGATGACCCAGCCACTCTCGATGTTTATAAGAATATGTTCAGTAGCGATGGGGAAACTTGGCGCATGGCAAGGATTCGGGATCAAAAACAATTAAATAATTTATTGGAGGAATTCGGAGTAATTGTCATTCCGGATGATTATGGGAATTTCGCACATAATTCAGCTTTCTATTTAGTGGATGGAAATGGAGTCTTACAAGAAGTAATGGATTATAAGGATGTCGATGCTGCAGCGGAAAGAATTATTGAAATTCTTGAAGTAGGGGAGGGGCAATCATGA